AGGCATTGAGCCATTTCACCAATTGATCAACGGTCGCACGTTGTTTTTCAGCCAGTACCTTTAGTAGGTTTTTACGTCTTTTATTATTCAGCATTGCTGTGTCTCCTGCGTAATACAGACTATTCAAGCGCAGATAAAGTTGTCAACAAACAATCAATCAACTTTGTGATTGAATCACTTTTAATCATAACATTGATCATTAATTGATTGACACTGATTTTTCTGATCAGTAACTTAGTAAAACGCAAACAAGCATCAAAATCCGCCATCAACTGATTTTTGATTGCACTGCTACGGTGACGGGATACGCAGGTTATATCAGCCCGACATCCACAAGACTGCCAGCAGAGCTGTCTGTTAGATATTCACCATTGGAGACCTGTTACACATGAACGCACCGCACCCTGATAGCATCCTTTCACGTTGGGATGATCAAGAGGCCGCTACGCTAAGCGAACCAGAGTTGTTACTTTATCGTTCAAACCTGTTAGGCGAAGACCTACGTATTACTAACTTTGGCGGCGGCAATACGTCGGCTAAAATCCAGATGGAAGACCCGCTCACCGGTGCGCGCGCCGAAGTGCTATGGGTTAAAGGTTCTGGTGGTGACTTAGGCAGCATTAAGCTAGATGGTTTTTCCACGCTTTATATGGATAAACTCAACGCGCTCAAAAACCGTTATCGCGGACTTGAGCACGAAGATGAAATGGTCGGTTTCTTACCACACTGCACATTTAACTTAAACCCACGTGCAGCCAGTATCGACACCCCTTTACATGCTTATATTCCACATGCGCACGTTGATCACATGCATCCAGATGCGCTAATTGCAATTGCGGCTAGCAAAAACAGCAAGCAACTAACGGAAAGCATCTTTGGTGGCGAATTGGGTTGGCTAGCTTGGCAGCGCCCAGGCTACGATCTAGGCTTAAAACTAGAACAAGTCGCCCGCAATAATCCGAAATTGGTGGGTATTGTATTAGAAGGTCACGGCTTATTTACATGGGGCGATACGGCGAAATCTTGTTATGAAACGACCGTTCGTATCATTCAAAAAGCATCAGCATGGTTAGCCAGCAACAACACCGCACCAGCCTTTGGCGGGCAAGTATTACCAACCCTACCCGAAGCCGATCGCCGTGAAATTGTCGCCAAACTAACCCCCGCGCTACGAGGCAAAATCAGCCAAGGCGGTAGCTACAAAGTAGGCCACTTTAATGACAGCAAAGAAGTGCTGGAATTTGTGACCAGTAAAGATCTTCGCCCGCTAGCAGCACTTGGCACCTCTTGCCCTGATCACTTCTTGCGCACCAAGATTCGTCCGTTAATTCTAGAACTAGACCCGAGCGCTCCAGATGTAGACGCGCTCATTGCCACCCTAGACGATGCACTAGAAGCGTATCGGCAAGATTACGCGGCGTATTACAATCGCTGCAAACGAGCCAATAGCCCAGCAATGCGCGATGCGAATGCCGTTGTGTATTTGATCCCTGGTGTTGGCATGCTGACCTTCGCGAAAGACAAAGCCACCGCGAGGATTGCGGGTGAATTCTATGTAAATGCAATCAATGTGATGCGTGGTGCGGCAGGTGTAGATACTTACGTTGGGCTACCTGAGCAAGAAGCATTTGATATTGAATACTGGTTATTAGAAGAAGCCAAACTACAACGCATGCCAAAACCAAAAAGCTTGGCAGGTCGCGTTGCCTTGGTCACTGGTGGCGCTGGCGGCATTGGTAGAGCAGTGGCTAGCCAACTACTTAGCGAAGGCGCTTGCGTTGTATTGAGCGATGTTGATCAAAATGCGCTTACGGAAGCAAAACAAGAGCTGGTTGCAAAGTTTGGTAAAGATGTCGTCAGTAGCGTGCAAGTCGATGTCACAAACGAAACGGCTGTGATTGAATCGCTCAAATCCGCGATGGTTGATTTTGGCGGCCTAGATATTCTGGTGTCTAACGCTGGCATTGCCTCTGCGGCGCCATTTGAAGAAACCACCCTCGCCTTGTGGGAGAAAAATCTCTCCGTTCTGGCCACTGGGTATTTCTTGGTTAGCCGATCAGCCTACCAAATCATGTTGCAACAAGGCATTGGTGGCAACATGGTGTTTGTCGCCAGTAAAAATGGTTTGGTTGCCTCTGGCGGCGCATCGGCTTATTGCACCGCCAAAGCAGCCGAAGTTCATTTGGCACGTTGCTTGGCACTAGAAGGTGCCCCACATCAGATTCGCGTGAACGTGGTGAACCCAGACGCGGTGATTCGTGGTTCGCGTATCTGGAACGGCAAATGGAAAGAAGAACGCGCCGAAGCCAACAAAATTAGCGAAGACAACCTAGAAGAGTTTTACCGTCAGCGCAGCATGCTAAAACGCAGTGTCTTCCCGGAAGATATTGCCGAAGCGGTCTACTTTTTTGCGAGTGATAAGTCGAACAAATCGACCGGCAACATACTCAATGTAGATGCAGGAAACGCTGGCGCATTTACTCGCTAAGTCATACCAAATAGAAAAAATAGGTGATCGTTTCACACGGTCACCGAGGAGACAAATAGCATGACCTTCCGAATTTCAGATGACTTTGTACAGTCACACAACCAATCTCGTGTTGCAGACCTGCAATCAGACTTTGATGCACTCGGTAGTAAACTCGCCCGAAACGGCGTAGATATCGAAGCCCTAACCTTACGTGCGCAAGGCTTTGCGGTAGCAACACCAAGCTGGGGCGCTGGCACCGGCGGCACGCGCTTTGCCCGCTTCCCAGGAGTTGGCGAGCCACGTAACGTGTTCGAGAAACTAGATGACTGCGGCACAGTAAACCAGCTAAGCCAAGCAACACCAACGGTATCTCTTCATTTTCCATGGGATAAAGTCAGTGATGCCAAAGAGCTAAAACAACATGCAGATAGCTGGAAACTGGGTTTTGACGCGGTAAACTCCAACACCTTCCAAAATCAGCCAAATCAAGCAGAATCTTACAAATTTGGTAGCCTAACCAACCAAAGCGCAGCGGTTCGCGATTTGGCAGTGGCTCACAATATCGAATGTATCGAACTTGGCAAGGCATTGGGCTCCAAAGCTTTGACCGTATGGGTGGGTGATGGTGGCAACTTCCCGGGGCAACTCA
The Leeia speluncae genome window above contains:
- a CDS encoding bifunctional rhamnulose-1-phosphate aldolase/short-chain dehydrogenase, with protein sequence MNAPHPDSILSRWDDQEAATLSEPELLLYRSNLLGEDLRITNFGGGNTSAKIQMEDPLTGARAEVLWVKGSGGDLGSIKLDGFSTLYMDKLNALKNRYRGLEHEDEMVGFLPHCTFNLNPRAASIDTPLHAYIPHAHVDHMHPDALIAIAASKNSKQLTESIFGGELGWLAWQRPGYDLGLKLEQVARNNPKLVGIVLEGHGLFTWGDTAKSCYETTVRIIQKASAWLASNNTAPAFGGQVLPTLPEADRREIVAKLTPALRGKISQGGSYKVGHFNDSKEVLEFVTSKDLRPLAALGTSCPDHFLRTKIRPLILELDPSAPDVDALIATLDDALEAYRQDYAAYYNRCKRANSPAMRDANAVVYLIPGVGMLTFAKDKATARIAGEFYVNAINVMRGAAGVDTYVGLPEQEAFDIEYWLLEEAKLQRMPKPKSLAGRVALVTGGAGGIGRAVASQLLSEGACVVLSDVDQNALTEAKQELVAKFGKDVVSSVQVDVTNETAVIESLKSAMVDFGGLDILVSNAGIASAAPFEETTLALWEKNLSVLATGYFLVSRSAYQIMLQQGIGGNMVFVASKNGLVASGGASAYCTAKAAEVHLARCLALEGAPHQIRVNVVNPDAVIRGSRIWNGKWKEERAEANKISEDNLEEFYRQRSMLKRSVFPEDIAEAVYFFASDKSNKSTGNILNVDAGNAGAFTR